A single genomic interval of Sebastes umbrosus isolate fSebUmb1 chromosome 11, fSebUmb1.pri, whole genome shotgun sequence harbors:
- the cbx3b gene encoding chromobox protein homolog 3b, with protein sequence MRKKQTAKQRKTEETPFVQEFVVEKIIRRRVFDGRVEYFLKWKGFTDAENTWEPEDNLDCPELIEEFLRNTHFYEGNEEELMDQHFIPKEEMTEQETEISCMQQAQTVQSNSEPSDEQSDTPTNLSTYLEPECIIGSTDRQGELMFLVKWKNSDDVALLPAREASARCPQVVIDFYEQKLTWHCGDEEQ encoded by the exons ATGAGAAAGAAGCAGACTGCCAAACAGAGGAAGACTGAGGAGACTCCATTTGTGCAGGAGTTTGTTGTAGAGAAAATAATTCGCCGCAGAGTCTTTGACGGAAGAGTGGAGTACTTCCTGAAGTGGAAAGGTTTCACTGA TGCAGAAAACACCTGGGAACCTGAGGACAATCTGGACTGCCCTGAACTCATTGAGGAGTTCCTGAGAAACACCCATTTCTATGAGGGGAATGAGGAAGAGCTGATGGACCAACACTTCATTCCGAAAGAAGAAATGACAGAGCAGGAGACGGAAATT TCATGCATGCAGCAGGCACAAACTGTGCAGAGCAACAGCGAGCCGAGTGACGAGCAGTCAGACACCCCCACTAACCTCAGCACTTACCTcgagcctgaatgcatcatcggctccacagacagacagggagagctCATGTTCCTCGTCAAATG GAAGAACTCCGACGACGTGGCCCTGCTGCCGGCCCGCGAAGCCAGCGCCAGGTGTCCCCAGGTGGTCATCGACTTCTACGAGCAGAAGCTGACCTGGCACTGCGGAGACGAGGAGCAGTGA
- the snx10b gene encoding sorting nexin-10B isoform X2: MTDKNIWIMREETGQVISVWVRDPRIRKNDFWHAYIDYDISLHTDSVCFTKKNSSVRRRYSEFVWLRQKLQANSQLMLQLPELPPKNPFFSLNNAQQITERMKGLQKFLEQILQSPMLLSDSCLHLFLQSQLSPSKMEACAAGRTHYSVAQAVQRCGRRRFHSAEDLQKDLSMSFDSDLDSPCVCHSSSECRDPELQIKDLAINKSESTASLDLMGTSQEETLSCSYGST; this comes from the exons ATGACTGACAAGAACATTTGGATTATGAGAGAAGAAACTGGG CAGGTGATCAGTGTCTGGGTGCGGGACCCGCGGATACGAAAGAACGACTTCTGGCATGCCTACATAGACTATGACATTTCTTTACAT ACCGACAGCGTGTGCTTCACCAAGAAGAACTCCAGTGTGAGAAGGAGGTATAGTGAGTTTGTATGGCTCAGGCAGAAGCTACAAGCAAATTCACAGCTGAT GTTACAGCTACCAGAGCTGCCTCCAAAGAACCCCTTCTTTAGCCTCAACAATGCCCAACAGATCACTGAGCGGATGAAAGGGCTCCAGAAGTTTTTGGAACA GATCCTGCAGAGTCCTATGCTGTTGTCCGACAGCTGCCTGCATCTCTTCCTGCAGTCACAGCTCAGTCCGTCCAAGATGGAGGCCTGTGCTGCTGGAAGGACACACTACTCTGTGGCCCAGGCGGTCCAGCGCTGTGGCCGGAGGCGATTCCACTCTGCAGAGGATCTACAGAAGGACCTCAGCATGTCCTTTGATTCTGACTTAGACAG TCCTTGTGTGTGTCATTCCAGCTCAGAGTGTAGAGATCCAGAGCTTCAGATTAAAGATTTGGCAATAAACAAATCCGAGAGTACAGCTTCACTTGACCTTATGGGAACCAGCCAGGAGGAAACCCTCAGCTGCTCATATGGTTCTACATGA
- the snx10b gene encoding sorting nexin-10B isoform X3, whose translation MTDKNIWIMREETGVISVWVRDPRIRKNDFWHAYIDYDISLHTDSVCFTKKNSSVRRRYSEFVWLRQKLQANSQLMLQLPELPPKNPFFSLNNAQQITERMKGLQKFLEQILQSPMLLSDSCLHLFLQSQLSPSKMEACAAGRTHYSVAQAVQRCGRRRFHSAEDLQKDLSMSFDSDLDSPCVCHSSSECRDPELQIKDLAINKSESTASLDLMGTSQEETLSCSYGST comes from the exons ATGACTGACAAGAACATTTGGATTATGAGAGAAGAAACTGGG GTGATCAGTGTCTGGGTGCGGGACCCGCGGATACGAAAGAACGACTTCTGGCATGCCTACATAGACTATGACATTTCTTTACAT ACCGACAGCGTGTGCTTCACCAAGAAGAACTCCAGTGTGAGAAGGAGGTATAGTGAGTTTGTATGGCTCAGGCAGAAGCTACAAGCAAATTCACAGCTGAT GTTACAGCTACCAGAGCTGCCTCCAAAGAACCCCTTCTTTAGCCTCAACAATGCCCAACAGATCACTGAGCGGATGAAAGGGCTCCAGAAGTTTTTGGAACA GATCCTGCAGAGTCCTATGCTGTTGTCCGACAGCTGCCTGCATCTCTTCCTGCAGTCACAGCTCAGTCCGTCCAAGATGGAGGCCTGTGCTGCTGGAAGGACACACTACTCTGTGGCCCAGGCGGTCCAGCGCTGTGGCCGGAGGCGATTCCACTCTGCAGAGGATCTACAGAAGGACCTCAGCATGTCCTTTGATTCTGACTTAGACAG TCCTTGTGTGTGTCATTCCAGCTCAGAGTGTAGAGATCCAGAGCTTCAGATTAAAGATTTGGCAATAAACAAATCCGAGAGTACAGCTTCACTTGACCTTATGGGAACCAGCCAGGAGGAAACCCTCAGCTGCTCATATGGTTCTACATGA
- the snx10b gene encoding sorting nexin-10B isoform X1 has protein sequence MHSVQCFSICRAFSMQQVISVWVRDPRIRKNDFWHAYIDYDISLHTDSVCFTKKNSSVRRRYSEFVWLRQKLQANSQLMLQLPELPPKNPFFSLNNAQQITERMKGLQKFLEQILQSPMLLSDSCLHLFLQSQLSPSKMEACAAGRTHYSVAQAVQRCGRRRFHSAEDLQKDLSMSFDSDLDSPCVCHSSSECRDPELQIKDLAINKSESTASLDLMGTSQEETLSCSYGST, from the exons atgcattcaGTTCAGTGCTTCAGTATCTGTCGTGCCTTCTCCATGCAGCAGGTGATCAGTGTCTGGGTGCGGGACCCGCGGATACGAAAGAACGACTTCTGGCATGCCTACATAGACTATGACATTTCTTTACAT ACCGACAGCGTGTGCTTCACCAAGAAGAACTCCAGTGTGAGAAGGAGGTATAGTGAGTTTGTATGGCTCAGGCAGAAGCTACAAGCAAATTCACAGCTGAT GTTACAGCTACCAGAGCTGCCTCCAAAGAACCCCTTCTTTAGCCTCAACAATGCCCAACAGATCACTGAGCGGATGAAAGGGCTCCAGAAGTTTTTGGAACA GATCCTGCAGAGTCCTATGCTGTTGTCCGACAGCTGCCTGCATCTCTTCCTGCAGTCACAGCTCAGTCCGTCCAAGATGGAGGCCTGTGCTGCTGGAAGGACACACTACTCTGTGGCCCAGGCGGTCCAGCGCTGTGGCCGGAGGCGATTCCACTCTGCAGAGGATCTACAGAAGGACCTCAGCATGTCCTTTGATTCTGACTTAGACAG TCCTTGTGTGTGTCATTCCAGCTCAGAGTGTAGAGATCCAGAGCTTCAGATTAAAGATTTGGCAATAAACAAATCCGAGAGTACAGCTTCACTTGACCTTATGGGAACCAGCCAGGAGGAAACCCTCAGCTGCTCATATGGTTCTACATGA